One Engystomops pustulosus chromosome 7, aEngPut4.maternal, whole genome shotgun sequence DNA window includes the following coding sequences:
- the MRPL23 gene encoding large ribosomal subunit protein uL23m isoform X1, giving the protein MASKVIYPLYQLGNPQLRVFRTNFFMTLVRPGKPQPPDTVQFRISMEMTKLDVQNYLQRIYNVPVAAVRTRIQFGSFHKRNHLNQKVKVPDYKVAYVQLGQGQTFQFPDLFPEKETSAESGSFDEVQDEFMENEKQRQRNDPRRGGLNDWFGL; this is encoded by the exons ATATCCGCTTTACCAACTGGGAAACCCACAGCTACGTGTTTTCCGGACCAACTTCTTTATGACTCTGGTGAGACCTGGCAAACCACAGCCCCCCGACACAGTACAATTCCGTATATCTATGGA AATGACAAAGCTCGATGTGCAGAACTATCTGCAGCGAATATACAACGTTCCTGTCGCTGCTGTGCGTACTCGCATCCAGTTTG GTAGCTTCCATAAAAGAAACCATCTGAACCAAAAAGTGAAGGTCCCTGACTACAAGGTCGCCTACGTACAGTTG GGCCAAGGTCAGACCTTCCAGTTCCCAGATCTCTTTCCGGAGAAGGAGACCTCTGCAGAATCCGGCTCCTTTGATGAAGTGCAAGACGAATTTATGGAGAATGAAAAGCAGCGCCAGCGGAATGACCCGCGTAGGGGAGGGCTTAACGACTGGTTTGGACTTTGA
- the MRPL23 gene encoding large ribosomal subunit protein uL23m isoform X2, translating into MTLVRPGKPQPPDTVQFRISMEMTKLDVQNYLQRIYNVPVAAVRTRIQFGSFHKRNHLNQKVKVPDYKVAYVQLGQGQTFQFPDLFPEKETSAESGSFDEVQDEFMENEKQRQRNDPRRGGLNDWFGL; encoded by the exons ATGACTCTGGTGAGACCTGGCAAACCACAGCCCCCCGACACAGTACAATTCCGTATATCTATGGA AATGACAAAGCTCGATGTGCAGAACTATCTGCAGCGAATATACAACGTTCCTGTCGCTGCTGTGCGTACTCGCATCCAGTTTG GTAGCTTCCATAAAAGAAACCATCTGAACCAAAAAGTGAAGGTCCCTGACTACAAGGTCGCCTACGTACAGTTG GGCCAAGGTCAGACCTTCCAGTTCCCAGATCTCTTTCCGGAGAAGGAGACCTCTGCAGAATCCGGCTCCTTTGATGAAGTGCAAGACGAATTTATGGAGAATGAAAAGCAGCGCCAGCGGAATGACCCGCGTAGGGGAGGGCTTAACGACTGGTTTGGACTTTGA